One Coffea arabica cultivar ET-39 chromosome 5e, Coffea Arabica ET-39 HiFi, whole genome shotgun sequence DNA segment encodes these proteins:
- the LOC113688984 gene encoding organelle RRM domain-containing protein 2, mitochondrial isoform X1, giving the protein MALRAAAKTAATAATAASPRGLRSLLFSTSTFPFNLPQSQTEKPPPAEPSTNLFVSGLSKRTTTEGLRTAFEKFGQVVDAKVVTDRASGFSKGFGFVRYGSLEDAAAGIEGMDGKFLDGWVIFAEYARPRNTLPPPQNSFPRGVNNTRFQS; this is encoded by the exons ATGGCGTTGAGAGCGGCGGCGAAGACAGCTGCGACGGCGGCCACGGCTGCGTCGCCGAGGGGTCTGAGGTCCCTTTTATTTTCCACATCAACCTTTCCATTCAATCTACCGCAGTCTCAAACGGAGAAACCTCCTCCTGCTGAGCCCTCCACCAATCTCTTCGTCTCCG GTCTCAGCAAACGTACAACCACTGAAGGTCTCAGAACCGCCTTTGAGAAGTTTGGTCAAGTGGTTGATG CAAAAGTGGTAACTGATCGTGCATCTGGTTTTTCAAAGGGATTTGGTTTTGTTAGATATGGATCCTTAGAAGATGCTGCTGCCGGTATAGAGGGCATGGATGGCAAG TTTTTGGATGGCTGGGTTATCTTCGCTGAATATGCAAGACCAAGAAATACTCTGCCGCCACCTCAAAATTCGTTCCCCCGTGGTGTCAATAACACACGTTTCCAGAGTTGA
- the LOC113691037 gene encoding uncharacterized protein isoform X1 produces the protein MRFLREFMACCGSCSSTSTVKEEARLLVASAPPPGSETCGIRGRKRGRATGTGRSGRNSSSGGEWRPSLSSICEDNVLHERNKIDHHRHHHDHQEVPITVVQSSSSSSPSSERSLKRKITSAARPRSHCPREDVSFRRPAVHAVMPTFSPAPFMF, from the exons ATGAGGTTCCTACGGGAATTCATGGCATGTTGTGGTTCATGCTCTTCAACATCGACGGTCAAGGAAGAAGCAAGGTTGTTGGTGGCTTCGGCGCCACCGCCTGGCTCCGAAACATGCGGGATCAGAGGGCGGAAGCGAGGCAGGGCGACGGGGACGGGAAGGTCTGGTCGTAATTCCTCTTCCGGCGGGGAATGGCGGCCATCCTTGTCTTCGATTTGTGAAGACAACGTTTTACATGAGAGGAACAAAATTGATCATCATCGTCATCATCATGATCATCAAGAGGTGCCTATCACCGTCGtccaatcatcatcatcatcatcaccatcATCTGAGCGGAGTCTTAAAAGGAAGATTACGTCAGCGGCTAGACCTCGTTCCCATTGTCCTCGAGAAGATGTCAG tttCAGGCGACCGGCAGTGCATGCAGTGATGCCAACGTTTTCACCAGCACCCTTCATGTTCTGA
- the LOC113691037 gene encoding uncharacterized protein isoform X2, translating into MRFLREFMACCGSCSSTSTVKEEARLLVASAPPPGSETCGIRGRKRGRATGTGRSGRNSSSGGEWRPSLSSICEDNVLHERNKIDHHRHHHDHQEVPITVVQSSSSSSPSSERSLKRKITSAARPRSHCPREDVRRPAVHAVMPTFSPAPFMF; encoded by the exons ATGAGGTTCCTACGGGAATTCATGGCATGTTGTGGTTCATGCTCTTCAACATCGACGGTCAAGGAAGAAGCAAGGTTGTTGGTGGCTTCGGCGCCACCGCCTGGCTCCGAAACATGCGGGATCAGAGGGCGGAAGCGAGGCAGGGCGACGGGGACGGGAAGGTCTGGTCGTAATTCCTCTTCCGGCGGGGAATGGCGGCCATCCTTGTCTTCGATTTGTGAAGACAACGTTTTACATGAGAGGAACAAAATTGATCATCATCGTCATCATCATGATCATCAAGAGGTGCCTATCACCGTCGtccaatcatcatcatcatcatcaccatcATCTGAGCGGAGTCTTAAAAGGAAGATTACGTCAGCGGCTAGACCTCGTTCCCATTGTCCTCGAGAAGATGTCAG GCGACCGGCAGTGCATGCAGTGATGCCAACGTTTTCACCAGCACCCTTCATGTTCTGA